The following are from one region of the Gossypium hirsutum isolate 1008001.06 chromosome D03, Gossypium_hirsutum_v2.1, whole genome shotgun sequence genome:
- the LOC107950784 gene encoding sm-like protein LSM3A, translating to MATEEDSAVKEPLDLIRLSLDERIYVKLRSDRELRGKLHAYDQHLNMILGDVEEIVTTVEIDDETYEEIVWTTRRTVPFLFVRGDGVILVSPPLRTA from the exons ATGGCCACCGAGGAAGACAGCGCGGTGAAGGAGCCCTTGGATCTGATAAGGCTTAGCCTCGACGAGCGTATTTACGTCAAGCTCCGTTCCGACCGTGAGCTCCGTGGCAAGCTCCAT GCATATGATCAGCATTTGAATATGATTCTGGGGGATGTTGAAGAGATTGTTACAACAGTTGAAATAGATGATGAAACCTATGAAGAGATTGTTTGG ACTACGAGGCGTACAGTTCCATTCCTCTTTGTTAGAGGAGATGGAGTCATACTGGTTTCTCCACCTCTACGCACTGCTTGA
- the LOC107932175 gene encoding fructose-1,6-bisphosphatase, cytosolic, giving the protein MDHAADAHRTDLMTITRFVLNEQSKYPESRGDFTILLNHIVLGCKFVCSAVNKAGLAKLIGLAGETNVQGEEQKKLDVLSNEVFVKALVSSGRTCILVSEEDEEATFVDPSKRGRYCVVFDPLDGSSNIDCGVSIGTIFGIYMMKDNHEPTLDDVLQPGKQMLAAGYCMYGSSCTLVLSTGEGVNRFTLDPSLGEFILTHPDIKIPKKGKIYSVNEGNAKNWDGPTAKYVEKCKFPKDGSSPKSLRYIGSMVADVHRTLLYGGIFLYPADKKSPSGKLRVLYEVFPMSFLMEQAGGQAFTGKQRALDLVPTKIHERSPIFLGSFDDVEDIKALYAAEGKKE; this is encoded by the exons ATGGATCATGCAGCAGATGCTCATAGGACTGATTTGATGACAATAACACGTTTCGTGTTGAACGAGCAATCCAAGTATCCTGAGTCTCGTGGGGATTTCACCATCTTGCTTAATCACATCGTTCTTGGTTGCAAGTTTGTTTGCTCTGCTGTtaacaag GCTGGTCTTGCCAAACTCATCGGACTCGCTGGGGAGACTAATGTTCAG GgtgaagaacaaaagaaattggATGTGCTTTCAAATGAAGTCTTTGTCAAGGCTTTAGTAAGCAGTGGCAGAACA TGCATCCTTGTCTCAGAAGAAGATGAAGAGGCGACTTTTGTAGATCCCTCAAAGCGTGGGAG GTACTGTGTTGTTTTTGATCCTCTAGATGGTTCCTCCAACATTGACTGTGGAGTTTCCATTGGAACA ATTTTTGGGATTTACATGATGAAAGATAACCATGAACCAACTCTAGATGATGTACTGCAACCTGGTAAGCAAATGCTGGCAGCTGGCTATTGCATGTATGGAAGCTCTTGCACG CTTGTTTTGAGCACCGGAGAAGGAGTTAACAGATTCACCCTTGATCCATCTCTTGGAGAGTTCATACTAACTCACCCAGATATCAAG ATTCCAAAGAAAGGGAAGATCTATTCAGTTAATGAAGGAAATGCTAAGAACTGGGATGGTCCAACGGCCAA gTATGTGGAAAAATGCAAGTTTCCCAAGGATGGTTCTTCTCCAAAGTCTCTGAGATACATTGGAAG CATGGTAGCTGATGTCCATCGTACATTACTCTACGGGGGTATCTTTTTGTACCCTGCAGATAAGAAGAGCCCCAGTGGAAAACTACG TGTTCTGTACGAGGTCTTTCCAATGTCGTTCCTGATGGAACAAGCCGGAGGTCAGGCATTCACCGGAAAACAACGG GCTCTTGACTTGGTGCCAACAAAGATACATGAGAGATCTCCAATATTTCTTGGCAGCTTTGATGATGTTGAAGATATCAAAGCACTCTATGCTGCTGAAGGGAAAAAGGAATAA
- the LOC107950092 gene encoding uncharacterized protein, translating into MKEISFEVGDKVFLKVFPWKRIIHFGQKGKLSPKFIGPCEILDKVWPMAYRLALPLELSKIHDVFHISMLCRYRSNLKHIVQIEELKMEPILSYKEKLIRNLAKEVKELRNKRILLVKLLWRNNNIEEATWERESVMRGQYPQLHSGEVHVKVSLVIGEAPSQSVSHPS; encoded by the exons ATGAAAGAAATATCCTTTGAGGTAGGAGATAAGGTATTCCTAAAGGTCTTCCCTTGGAAGAGGATTATACATTTCGGTCAAAAAGGGAAGCTAAGCCCCAAATTTATAGGACCATGTGAGATTTTGGACAAGGTTTGGCCAATGGCATATAGGTTGGCATTGCCTCTTGAGTTAtcaaagattcatgatgtgttccacataTCGATGCTGTGTAGGTATAGATCCAACCTTAAGCACATAGTACAAATTGAAGAGCTTAAAATGGAGCCAATTTTATCTTACAAGGAAAAGTTGATCCGTAATTTGGCTAAAGAGGTTAAAGAGCTGAGGAATAAAAGAATTCTTTTAGTAAAATTACTATGGAGAAATAACAacattgaagaagctacttgggaaaggGAGAGCGTGATGAGAGGACAGTATCCACAATTACATTCAG GCGAAGTCCATGTTAAGGTAAGCTTGGTGATTGGTGAAGCTCCTTCACAGAGTGTTAGCCACCCCAGCTGA